Proteins found in one bacterium genomic segment:
- a CDS encoding integron integrase, whose product MDNLLANQEIQLSQFGVFLLKQRFIQAGHERYLVFWVRKFLTRRIEVPIPSIEDRIAHFLEELQACGSYKDWQVEQAEKAVRLYIVNFSKDQQSPAVVASSVRPFQDGSFPGDETLATLRTVLQMKHYSYTTERTYLDWARRFLGYLEETQQKSPAGGYAISSGRIKDFLAYLATRRNVAASTQNQAFGALLFLCREILHIEIGDLEHAVRAKRGPKLPVVLTVTEVQKILGYMKGTTRLMAEVIYGGGLRVMECCRLRVKDLDFDNSLVFVREGKGDKDRSTLMAESVKEPLRKHLERVKKLHEEDLAAGAGEVWLPHALSIKYPKAGCAWGWQYVFPSSKLSPDPRGGKIRRYHASDGFIQSAVRAAVQATGIVKPASVHTLRHSFATHLLLQGVDIRQIQEYLGHSHVETTMIYTHVVKDMRSPAKSPLDMLAGR is encoded by the coding sequence ATGGATAACTTATTAGCAAATCAAGAGATACAACTTTCCCAGTTCGGGGTATTCCTGCTTAAACAGCGATTCATTCAGGCGGGGCATGAGCGTTATCTTGTATTTTGGGTTCGGAAATTCCTGACGCGACGGATAGAAGTGCCCATTCCCTCTATCGAGGATCGTATTGCCCATTTCCTTGAAGAACTCCAGGCTTGTGGCTCGTATAAGGATTGGCAGGTGGAGCAGGCTGAAAAAGCAGTCCGGCTTTATATTGTCAATTTCTCCAAGGACCAACAATCTCCAGCCGTTGTGGCCTCATCCGTCAGGCCGTTTCAAGATGGTTCGTTTCCCGGCGATGAGACCCTTGCTACCCTGCGGACCGTGCTCCAAATGAAACATTACTCCTATACAACGGAACGAACCTATCTGGATTGGGCGAGGAGGTTTTTGGGCTATCTTGAGGAAACCCAACAGAAATCGCCTGCAGGGGGATACGCAATCAGCAGCGGACGAATTAAAGATTTTCTCGCATACCTGGCAACCCGCCGCAATGTTGCCGCTTCAACACAAAACCAGGCATTCGGCGCCTTATTGTTTCTTTGTCGTGAAATCCTACATATTGAAATCGGAGACTTGGAGCATGCCGTACGAGCCAAACGAGGCCCGAAATTGCCTGTTGTCTTAACTGTAACGGAGGTTCAGAAAATTCTGGGGTACATGAAAGGAACGACACGCCTAATGGCCGAAGTGATCTATGGCGGCGGGTTGCGGGTGATGGAGTGTTGTCGCCTGCGGGTAAAAGACTTGGATTTTGACAACAGCCTTGTATTTGTCCGGGAGGGAAAAGGCGATAAAGACCGGAGCACCCTGATGGCAGAGTCTGTAAAAGAGCCGTTAAGAAAACATTTGGAGCGCGTCAAAAAGCTCCATGAGGAGGATCTGGCGGCGGGAGCGGGCGAAGTCTGGTTACCCCATGCATTGTCAATCAAATACCCGAAGGCCGGGTGTGCCTGGGGTTGGCAATATGTGTTCCCATCGTCCAAACTTTCCCCAGACCCCAGAGGTGGTAAAATCCGGCGATATCATGCCAGTGACGGCTTCATCCAGTCGGCTGTACGCGCGGCGGTTCAAGCAACAGGAATTGTGAAACCGGCCTCCGTCCATACGTTGAGGCATTCCTTTGCCACACATTTGCTATTACAGGGAGTGGATATCCGGCAGATCCAGGAATACCTTGGTCACTCTCATGTCGAAACGACCATGATTTATACGCATGTAGTAAAGGATATGCGCAGCCCGGCGAAGAGTCCGTTGGACATGTTGGCGGGGCGATGA